Part of the Pelobates fuscus isolate aPelFus1 chromosome 12, aPelFus1.pri, whole genome shotgun sequence genome, aggaagtttaaacattagatctttaattacaggaagtgtgtaatgAGGTTGTGTAAGTTACATCAGTGGAGGTGTGATCcataaacaaaaggatttaactcTCAAATGGTTAATAATCAAGCAGTAAAACTCTAGTggcctgatctatacaccaaatcccAAACCCACTATATTAAGCTAAAACTATGTGATGAGGGtgttttataaaagtgacaatactTTTATAAAAGAATCCTGTATGGCAGGCAAATTGATCCTACTGCACATTGGCTATTGCCATGATATACAAAAAGAACCATCAGTCAGCTTGGACATATTTCAATGTGTGGGCCTGGAACTTCAGTTCCAGTAGCCCTTACGTTAACCCCTAAGTGACCGTACCAagactgtttttaaatttctgcagtgtttgtgtttagctgtaattttcctcttactcatttactttacccacacatattatatactttttttctcaccattaaatggtattttctaaagataccacagataaaataaattataacagatgatggaatttatttttaaaacatactttttctaactttgacccccaaaatctgttatgcatcaacaaccgccaaaaaacacccatgctaaatagtttcaaaatgttgtcctgagtttagaaatacccaatgttacatgttcttagcttatttttgtgcaagttatagggcaataagtacaagtagcactttgctatttccaaaccaatttgttttcaaaattaatgaaagttatattgtaacactgatatctgtcaggaattcctgaataaccattcacatgtatatattttttaaaagaagacaatctaaggtattaaacttgggttattttgactgttttcatgcaaccattttaccaccaatctatgccaaaaaaaaattgttgatttttttgacacacaaagaaaTTTAAGAATGCATGTACTAAGTGCTGAgtatattgaatttttttatttttttttacacattttaggTGTTAGGggaactgcctgacagctcaggcagtccccctgctggcagctctatagactcctattgcggccatgtgatcatggatggccagagctgctgcaggggaaCTGCTGGAGTCTcggacagcccctctcccccaaccaGGATTGCCACagatcgccggtccaggtaagtccagagGACATTTTTGCTGTGGACATACCAGGTACATCCGAGGTTGTTAACGAccattttttgtcagacgtacctggtATGTCCACGGTTAGGAAAGGGCTAATCTAACCATGTGTAGAATGGTGAGTTTCTGGGTACTAGATATGTTTTgtctatatatttgtgtatgcaaCCACTTAATACTTTGTACCCCTGTCTCCTTGCATTTCTGTTTTTCCATTTAAAACAGAATAAGTAATAATATAACCTAATCTATATTcaatctatataataatataacctagGCTATATTcaatctatataataatataacctaaTCTATATTAGATCTATGTAATAATATAACCTAATCTATATTAGATCTATGTAATAATATAACCTAATCTATATTCAATCTATATAATATCACCTAATCTATATTgaatctatataataatataacctaaTCTATATTgaatctatataataatataacctaaTCTATATTcaatctatataataatataacctaatctatattcaatctataaaataaTATCACCTAATCTATATTCAATCTATATAATATCACCTAATCTATATTAGatatatgtaataatataacCCAATCTATATTCaatctatataataatatcacCTAATCTATATTCAATCTATGTAATAATAATCTATATTCgatctatataataatataacctaatctatattacatctatataataatataacctaaTCTATATTACATCTATGTAATAATATCACCTAATCTATATTAGatccatataataatataacctaaTCTATATTAGATCTATGTAATTATATCACCTAATCTATATTAGatccatataataatataacctaaTCTATATTAGATCTATGTAATAATATAACCCAATCTATATtcaatttatataataatataacccaatctatattcaatttatataataatataacctaaTCTATATTCAATCTATATACTAATATCACCTAATCTATATTCAATCTATATAATATCACCTAATCTATATTAGATCTATGTAATAATATAACCCAATCTATATTCaatctatataataatatcacCTAATCTATATTcaatctatataataatataacctatTCTATATTcaatctatataataatataacctaatctatattacatctatataataatataacccaaTCTATATTCAATCTATGTAATAATAATCTATATTCgatctatataataatataacctaatctatattacatctatataataatataacccaaTCTATATTCAATCTATGTAATAATAATCTATATTcaatctatataataatataacctatTCTATATTcaatctatataataatataacctaatctatattacatctatataataatataacccaaTCTATATTCAATCTATGTAATAATAATCTATATTAgatctatataataatataacctaatctatataataataatctatattcaatctatataataatataacctaaTCTATATTcaatctatataataatataacctaaTCTATATTCAATCTATATAATATAACCCAATCTATATTcaatctatataataatataacctaaTCTATATTcaatctatataataatatagccTAATCTATATTcaatctatataataatataacccaaTCTATATTCAATCTATATACTAATATCACCTAATCTATATTCAATCTATATAATATCACCTAATCTATATTAGATCTATGTAATAATATAACCCAATCTATATTCaatctatataataatatcacCTAATCTATATTcaatctatataataatataacctatTCTATATTcaatctatataataatataacctaaTCTATATTCgatctatataataatataacccaaTCTATATTCAATCTATGTAATAATAATCTATATTcaatctatataataatataacctatTCTATATTcaatctatataataatataacctaatctatattacatctatataataatataacccaaTCTATATTCAATCTATGTAATAATAATCTATATTAgatctatataataatataacctaatctatataataataatctatatgcaatctatataataatataacctaaTCTATATTcaatctatataataatataacctaaTCTATATTcaatctatataataatataacccaaTCTATATTCAATCTATGTAATAATAATCTATATTCgatctatataataatataacccaaTCTATATTcaatctatataataatataacctaaTCTATAGTCgatctatataataatataacctaaTCTATATTcaatctatataataatataacccaaTCTATATTCAATCTATATACTAATATCACCTAATCTATATTCAATCTATATAATATCACCTAATCTATATTAGATCTATGTAATAATATAACCCAATCTATATTCaatctatataataatatcacCTAATCTATATTcaatctatataataatataacctatTCTATATTcaatctatataataatataacctaaTCTATATTcaatctatataataatataacccaaTCTATATTCAATCTATGTAATAATAATCTATATTCAATCTATATAATATCACCTAATCTATATTAgatctatataataatataacccaaTCTATATTcaatctatataataatataacccaaTCTATATTcaatctatataataatataacctaaTCTATAGTCGATCTGAGAAAGCTGCTTGAGCTATTTTTGAGTGTTGGGTTTGTTGTACTTTATTatcccttttatttctgtttgtgtTCTTTGTTACAACCCATTGCCCAGAATTAGTCCTGTTTTTGCTTGTATCCGCTTACATCTTGCACGGGCTGATTTATTTTGGCCAgcaacattttccattttctccaAATGATTTCCAAGGTTAGGTTATTGACGAGATAAAGCGTCTTATTATATTTCTCTTTATGAAAatgactggagaagtcattataaattgcatttttagttgaatttgTGGAAACTGTTTGAAACATTCATTGTGCATTGTTGCCAACatttgcaaacaatttccaggaacactttgcagcacagctatcaattactacctTGAAAATTGACCACACACACTGTCGCAAAGCTCCGTCCACCTTGTACACCCCACATACTTAATCCCCGCCTACTTATCATAGAGCAGATTACAGGATCTattcaataaagagagaattacagGGAACTGAGTttggaatttcaaacttaaggccaaagtagccgaggtAGAAACATTCTCCCATTCAGCTGCACTATTTCAGCCTAAAGTTTGAACTTCCCATTTCAATTCCCTgaaattctctctttattgagtagacctttATAACACCAAGTTCCCACTAACAGTGCCATGCATCCTTGGTGTGCGATAGATACATTCACAGCACAGCATCTATATCAGGCAGGTacattgtatcactttaataTGAGTTGGGTATCAGTGGTGACACGGTCAGTACAAATATAGAAAGACCTTGTGCAGATGTGCTTCAGCCAGAGAGTTGAGTTTACACCATAGAACATGCATTAGTTCACACAAATAATTATACTGGGGAgtgaatatagtaaaaaaaaaacaaaaaaaaaagctgaaaatagaaaatgaaagaTATAGAAGGAGAATTTACAGAATGGAATTAATaagagaaaacaataaaaaaaaaaaggtgattgtgactctagtgtccctttaatgtgaggtaaattagagattagtgccactaataatatactggatttcCTACATATAACCAGATTAGGACAAGAGAATGGATGTGCTCTagttgcagtctggctccactggtctggcgtagaacaggctctctggaggcggtttgtaactcaGCTCAACGAAAATCAACGGCTTgggggaacaggaagcagctccatttttgggggctccttacacagctcaaggtctgggctcccagGGCCTGATCGTATGCCCATAAGTCTACCTTCAtggtccaccaatgagtttgctcatagggagtggagtgtatgtgtgtaggggatgtgttattgtggaggatgtaatgtgtgtgtgtgtgtgctcatgaaatgtagtgtatagggataccagtttgtgtaggggatgtattttttatttattttttataaagttgtgtgtcttacacccccttttaGTGTATCTCTTAAAAGCCCCTTGTGCGTCTCTTATCCCCCCAtttgtatgtctcctacatcctcccaaCCCCTTTTCGTGTCTTACTCCCCTCAGCcagtttgtgtcttttactcttcccagctactttgtgtgtctcattctttcccaatcccctctgtgtgcctccctCCTGAGtcgtctgtgtgtctctttctacattACCAACCCCTTTGTGCTTCTTTTTCGCCCCTTtctcagcctctctgtgtgtcactccccctgtcccttaatggtctatttccctccccccaccaccatttagtgctctcccctgcctcactgtcccttagtgcttCCTCCCCTATCCATTGGTGCTCTCCCCTGCCAGGAGAGTGAATTACCCAGGACAGTATCTAACTTGCCGGGACTGTCCTGGCAAAAATGGGACAGTTGGCAAGTATGATTTGTATTGAGCTaatttaattgcttttgtttgatgtgtttattgcaaacagcggaaagtctgtaaatttttacAATATACCTGATTTCAATGGGGATTGAATAATGTTGATTAGAACTGTATATGAATAAATTTATTGGCATATGAATGCTATAATTGTGCTGCACGGCTGGAGGTCGTTGGTGGCGTGCTATATGAATGCTATAATTGTGCTGCACAGCTGGGGGTCGTTGGAGGCGTGCTATATGAATGCTATAATTGTGCTGCACGGCTGGAGGTCGTTGTAGGCGTGCTATATGAATGCTATAATTGTGCTGCACGGCTGGAGGTCGTTGGAGGCGTGCTATATGAATGCTATAATTGTGCTGCACGGCTGGAGGTCGTTGTAGGCGTGCTATATGAATGCTATAATTGTGCTGCACGGCTGGAGGTCATTGGAGGCATGCTATATGAATGCTATAATTGTGCTGCACGGCTGGAGGTCGTTGGAGGCATGCTATATGAATGCTATAATTGTGCTGCACGGCTGGAGGTCGTTGGAGGCAGGCTATATGAATGCTATAATTGTGCTGCACGGCTGGAGGTCGTTGGAGGCATGCTATATGAATGCTATAATTGTGCTGCACGGCTGGAGGTCGTTGGAGGCAGGCTATATGAATGCTATAATTGTGCTGCACAGCTGGAGGTCGTTGGAGGCAGGCTATATGAATGATATAATTGTGCTGCACGGCTGGAGGTCGTTGGAGGCATGCTATATGAATGCTATAATTATGCTGCACAGCTGGAGGTCGTTGGAGGCAGGCTATATGAATGATATAATTGTGCTGCACGGCTGGAGGTCGTTGGAGGCATGCTATTTGAATGCTATAATTGTGCTGCACGGCTGGAGGTCGTTGGAGGCATGCTATATGAATGCTATAATTGTGCTGCACAGCTGGAGGTCGTTGGAGGCAGGCTATATGAATGATATAATTGTGCTGCACGGCTGGAGGTCGTTGGAGGCATGCTATATGAATGCTATAATTGTGCTGCACGGCTGGAGGTCGTTGGAGGCAGGCTATATGAATGATATAATTGTGCTGCACGGGTGGAGGTTGTTGGAGGCATGCTATATGAATGCTATAATTGTGCTGCACGGCTGGAGGTCGTTGGAGGCGTGCTATATGAATGCTATAATTGTGCTGCACGGCTGGAGGTCGTTGGAGGCATGCTGTATGAATGCTATAATTGTGCTGCATGGCTGGAGGTCGTTGGAGGCGTGCTATATGAATGATATAATTGTGCTGCACGGCTGGAGGTCGTTGGAGGCATGCTGTATGAATGCTATAATTGTGCTGCACGGCTGGAGGTCGTTGGAGGCATGCTATATGAATGCTATAATTGTGCTGCACGGCTGGAGGTCGTTGGAGGCATGCTATATGAATGCTATAATTGTGCTGCACGGCTGGAAGTCGTTGGAGGCATGCAATATGAATGCTATAATTGTGCTGCACGGCTGGAGGTCGTTGGAGGCATGCTATATGAATGCTATAATTGTGCTGCACGGCTGGAGGTCGTTGGAGGCATGCTATATGAATGCTATAATTGTGCTGCACGGCTGGAGGTCGTTGGAGGCATGCTATATGAATGCTATAATTGTGCTGCACGGGTGGAGGTCGTTGGAGGCAGGCTATATGAATGCTATAATTGTGCTGCACGGCTGGAAGTCGTTGGAGGCATGCAATATGAATGCT contains:
- the LOC134578566 gene encoding uncharacterized protein LOC134578566, whose amino-acid sequence is MQYNYSIHIARLQRPPVVQHNYSIHIACLQRPPAVQHNYSIHIACLQRPPAVQHKYSIHIARLQRPPAVQHNYSLHIARLQRPPAVQHNYSLHIASLQRPPAVQHKYSIHIARLQRPPAVQHNYSIHKAYLQRLPAVQHNYSIHIACLQRPPAVQHNYSIHIACLQQPPPMQHNYSIHIACLQRLPPVQHNYSIHIACLQRPPPMQHNYSIHIACLQRPPAVQHNYSIHIACLQRLPAVQHNYSIHIACLQRPPPVQHNYSIHIACLQRPPAVQHNYSIHIACLQRPPAVQHNYSIHIACLQRPPAVQHNYSIHIACLQRLPAVQHNYSIHIACLQRPPAVQHNYSIHIACLQRPPAVQHNYSIHTACLQRPPAVQHNYIIHIARLQRPPAMQHNYSIHTACLQRPPAVQHNYSIHIARLQRPPAVQHNYSIHIACLQQPPPVQHNYIIHIACLQRPPAVQHNYSIHIACLQRPPAVQHNYIIHIACLQRPPAVQHNYSIHIACLQRPPAVQHNYSIQIACLQRPPAVQHNYIIHIACLQRPPAVQHNYSIHIACLQRPPAVQHNYIIHIACLQRPPAVQHNYSIHIACLQRPPAVQHNYSIHIACLQRPPAVQHNYSIHIACLQRPPAVQHNYSIHIACLQRPPAVQHNYSIHIACLQ